From a single Streptomyces sp. NBC_00237 genomic region:
- a CDS encoding protein-arginine deiminase family protein, with translation MRTGSAVLVALLAGAATLAPSPVSATAPTAPPDLRADVDQDGLVDVTGESDEAGEEQWRPGRGAVFLPNLDDDARRCRATDADLDRVDPAVDERLAACHDAADERVNGPRDEADLAPLRVRPMRVGDDASGRIDVPPGQAPYVRIFIRRSGQLTPLHGDLTARELRTGVELAVEGRDVVRDPRRWNGEVDFVLTVRQGPSGAVTSDRVRMKVAPVLVQHDLQRAESVFAAAPGPGSGIVPGWIGARYKPTEWKPFADSLRRAAERAGLPRDKVTFTPGTAQWWRDIWRQDMVEPGTVSMPVAGGVHRMRVLLRAPVVWPENAWGPSTLSRSARLLFRDLRGPDVGVVQQFTRARPANVDDLQNFAGNFESVPPQPGHPQGRVVYGTSATRAPDPSFVRMLAAQGQQAPIAIDTSWLVVGHTDETVHVVRADNARGWTLMVSDPRQAVRLLKEASARGEGGRKLFEGTTAEDRPTVDAVLGDGKFVAGNEEAARRIDGQLATLLHETGLPERELVRVPVLYVWGKFDPSVPEARAVAFSPGLANGLSLTARDYAAPDPHGPRVGREDLFRTATERALRGQGVRVHWVENFKWAHLAGGEVHCATNALRDTSREAPWWRGGGARQ, from the coding sequence ATGCGTACGGGATCGGCGGTGCTGGTCGCCCTGCTCGCCGGGGCCGCCACCCTCGCTCCCTCCCCCGTCTCCGCCACCGCACCGACCGCACCGCCGGACCTGCGCGCCGACGTCGACCAGGACGGCCTCGTCGACGTCACCGGCGAATCGGACGAGGCCGGTGAGGAGCAGTGGCGGCCGGGGCGGGGCGCGGTGTTCCTTCCCAACCTCGATGACGACGCCCGCCGCTGCCGGGCGACCGACGCCGACCTGGACCGCGTCGACCCAGCCGTGGACGAACGCCTCGCCGCCTGCCACGACGCCGCCGACGAGCGGGTGAACGGGCCGCGCGACGAGGCGGACCTCGCCCCGCTGCGGGTGCGGCCGATGCGGGTCGGCGACGACGCCTCCGGCCGGATCGACGTGCCGCCCGGCCAGGCCCCGTACGTACGGATCTTCATCCGGCGGAGCGGTCAACTCACGCCCCTGCACGGCGATCTGACGGCACGTGAGCTGCGCACCGGGGTCGAACTCGCCGTCGAGGGACGGGACGTGGTACGCGATCCACGCCGCTGGAACGGCGAGGTGGACTTCGTTCTGACGGTACGTCAGGGGCCGTCGGGTGCGGTCACGTCCGACCGGGTACGGATGAAGGTCGCGCCCGTGCTCGTACAGCACGATCTCCAGCGCGCGGAGTCCGTGTTCGCCGCCGCACCGGGGCCCGGCAGCGGCATCGTGCCGGGCTGGATCGGGGCCCGGTACAAGCCGACGGAGTGGAAGCCATTCGCGGACTCGCTGCGCAGGGCGGCCGAGCGCGCCGGGCTGCCCCGCGACAAGGTGACGTTCACGCCGGGCACCGCGCAGTGGTGGCGGGACATCTGGCGGCAGGACATGGTCGAGCCGGGGACGGTGAGCATGCCGGTGGCCGGCGGGGTGCACCGGATGCGCGTCCTGCTGCGGGCACCGGTGGTGTGGCCGGAGAACGCGTGGGGCCCGAGCACGCTGAGCCGGTCCGCGCGGCTGCTGTTCCGGGACCTGCGCGGGCCCGACGTGGGCGTCGTCCAGCAGTTCACCCGGGCCCGCCCGGCGAACGTGGACGACCTCCAGAACTTCGCCGGGAACTTCGAGTCCGTACCGCCGCAGCCCGGCCACCCGCAGGGCCGCGTCGTGTACGGCACGAGCGCGACGCGCGCCCCCGACCCCTCCTTCGTGCGGATGCTCGCCGCGCAGGGGCAGCAGGCGCCGATCGCGATCGACACGTCGTGGCTGGTGGTGGGGCACACGGACGAGACGGTGCACGTCGTGCGCGCCGACAACGCGCGCGGCTGGACCCTGATGGTCTCCGACCCCCGGCAGGCGGTGCGGCTGCTGAAGGAGGCGTCCGCGCGGGGCGAGGGCGGCCGGAAGCTCTTCGAGGGTACGACCGCCGAGGACCGTCCGACGGTCGACGCGGTGCTCGGCGACGGGAAGTTCGTCGCGGGCAACGAGGAGGCGGCCCGCCGCATCGACGGCCAGCTCGCGACGCTCCTGCACGAAACGGGCCTGCCTGAAAGGGAGTTGGTGCGCGTTCCCGTCCTCTACGTCTGGGGGAAGTTCGACCCCTCGGTGCCGGAGGCGCGGGCCGTCGCCTTCTCCCCCGGCCTCGCCAACGGCCTCTCCCTCACCGCCCGCGACTACGCCGCCCCCGACCCGCACGGCCCGAGGGTGGGCCGCGAAGACCTGTTCCGTACGGCCACGGAACGCGCCCTGCGCGGCCAGGGGGTGCGCGTGCACTGGGTGGAGAACTTCAAGTGGGCGCACCTGGCGGGCGGCGAGGTGCACTGCGCGACCAACGCCCTGCGGGACACGTCGCGGGAAGCGCCCTGGTGGCGGGGCGGGGGCGCGCGGCAGTGA
- a CDS encoding ALQxL family class IV lanthipeptide: MTEYDVDALQVLPEDVRTEDARGEEHAAALITSCGWRTSGC, encoded by the coding sequence ATGACCGAGTACGACGTCGACGCCCTGCAGGTCCTGCCCGAGGACGTCCGCACCGAGGACGCCCGTGGTGAAGAGCACGCCGCCGCGCTGATCACCTCCTGCGGCTGGCGCACCAGCGGCTGCTGA
- the lanL gene encoding class IV lanthionine synthetase LanL: protein MAPEPDTSPGTGPRRARAERPADLALLPDLVRSVLARSGAAGADWSVETGEFWCHVVPEGTPRRRQGWKLHVSATPLAAPLTLSRAADVLVAHRTPFKFAASPARVTALVAGRYARGGSGKFLTVYPADDQQFRVLAEELHHATLGLPGPAVLSDRRYLPDSQVFYRYGVFSAAAEVTFDGVWAPRLTDPEGRPVPDERNAWFSPPAWAGEPFPDRPAAPARSAATSKPVLLHDRYLVRGALQHSNKGGVFRAEDTRSGEAVVLKQARPHVGTGLDGLDVRDLLRREATLLERLGAAEPGLVPRLVEVFEQQGSAFLVVATVPGASLRRTVAERLVHHGAACPDVPTADSLAGQLIELVAMAHRHGLTLHDFNPNNVMVTPEGRLLLIDLEMAAREGQRWVLGATPGYTAPELRALDQVAPALPPSVDLYALGATLLHALSGADPVFVPDLPAAGARPDEVRLEALVRLLSRDHPPVRRHAPLILGLMRDAPGERWTLEQAQRYVDGADGAATACEDRSDGAATARGAVRDRLLHDGLTHLLATLRPGHPERLWATDSLGGTCDPVAVQHGAAGGVAVLARALRHWGPDEDWTGPTAGTGQALATYDRPLLTRTALREGLRSAALWTADRHDALPVQPPLPGLHFGRSGAAWALLDAARALDADGGDDAGLTARATALALDLPLRWPNPDVCHGAAGAGLTQLHFWRSTGDLRFLERAEKVADGLLAAARHTPEGVFWPVPEDFDSGLAGSWHYGFAHGVAGVGTFLLLAAEATAQERFRTAAAEAGTTLITAARATPTGTLWPVDRDRHLSDSPDLARHWCSGSSGVGTFLTRLWAAKGAPGDDVRDLVDGAALAVRAGRTTDSSATCHGLTGNAEFLLDAAEFTGGDAHRDGAELLVEHLATQAVLRDGRLLVPDETRKRVLAGYGTGLAGVLALLLRMRDGGPRAWLPDLGYPRPS, encoded by the coding sequence GTGGCCCCTGAGCCCGACACCTCCCCCGGCACCGGCCCCCGCCGCGCGCGTGCCGAGCGTCCCGCGGATCTGGCCCTGCTGCCCGATCTGGTCCGCTCGGTGCTCGCACGCTCGGGAGCGGCGGGCGCGGACTGGAGCGTGGAGACCGGCGAGTTCTGGTGCCACGTCGTCCCCGAGGGCACCCCGCGCCGCCGCCAGGGCTGGAAGCTGCACGTCTCGGCCACCCCGCTGGCCGCGCCCCTGACGCTGTCCCGGGCCGCTGACGTACTCGTCGCCCATCGGACACCGTTCAAGTTCGCGGCCAGCCCCGCCAGGGTCACCGCCCTGGTCGCCGGGCGCTACGCACGGGGCGGCAGCGGCAAGTTCCTCACCGTCTACCCGGCCGACGACCAGCAGTTCCGGGTCCTCGCCGAGGAGCTGCACCACGCCACGCTCGGGCTGCCCGGCCCCGCGGTCCTCTCCGACCGCAGGTACCTGCCCGACAGCCAGGTCTTCTACCGGTACGGAGTGTTCTCGGCGGCTGCCGAGGTGACCTTCGACGGCGTCTGGGCCCCGCGCCTCACCGATCCCGAGGGGCGCCCCGTACCGGATGAACGCAACGCCTGGTTCAGCCCACCCGCCTGGGCGGGCGAGCCCTTCCCCGACCGGCCCGCCGCTCCCGCGCGCAGCGCCGCCACCTCCAAGCCGGTCCTGCTGCACGACCGCTACCTCGTACGCGGTGCCCTCCAGCACTCGAACAAGGGCGGTGTGTTCCGGGCGGAGGACACCCGCAGCGGCGAGGCCGTCGTCCTCAAGCAGGCCCGCCCCCACGTGGGTACCGGGCTCGACGGGCTCGACGTACGCGACCTGCTGCGCCGCGAGGCCACCCTCCTTGAGCGCCTCGGCGCGGCCGAGCCCGGCCTGGTGCCCCGCCTGGTGGAGGTCTTCGAGCAGCAGGGCAGCGCGTTCCTGGTCGTCGCGACCGTGCCGGGCGCGAGCCTGCGCCGTACCGTCGCCGAACGCCTCGTCCACCACGGAGCCGCCTGCCCCGACGTCCCGACCGCCGACTCCCTCGCAGGTCAGCTGATCGAGCTCGTCGCCATGGCCCACCGGCACGGCCTCACCCTGCACGACTTCAACCCCAACAACGTCATGGTCACCCCCGAGGGCCGCCTCCTGCTCATCGACCTGGAGATGGCGGCCCGCGAGGGCCAGCGCTGGGTGCTCGGCGCGACCCCGGGCTACACGGCCCCCGAACTCCGCGCCCTCGACCAGGTCGCACCCGCGCTGCCTCCGAGCGTCGACCTGTACGCGCTCGGTGCCACGCTGCTGCACGCGCTGAGCGGGGCCGACCCGGTGTTCGTGCCCGACCTGCCCGCCGCCGGGGCGCGCCCCGACGAGGTGCGTCTGGAGGCGCTCGTACGGCTGCTGTCCCGCGACCACCCTCCGGTGCGGCGGCACGCCCCGTTGATCCTCGGCCTGATGCGCGACGCACCCGGCGAGCGGTGGACGTTGGAGCAGGCACAGCGGTACGTCGACGGGGCGGACGGAGCCGCGACGGCGTGCGAGGACCGCTCGGACGGGGCCGCCACGGCACGCGGCGCGGTCAGGGACCGGCTCCTCCACGACGGGCTCACGCACCTGCTCGCCACCCTGCGCCCCGGCCACCCCGAACGCCTGTGGGCCACCGACTCCCTCGGCGGGACCTGCGACCCGGTGGCCGTCCAGCACGGTGCGGCGGGCGGCGTCGCCGTACTCGCCCGTGCGCTGCGGCACTGGGGTCCGGACGAGGACTGGACGGGTCCGACGGCCGGTACGGGTCAGGCCCTGGCGACGTACGACCGACCGCTCCTGACCCGTACCGCCCTGCGCGAGGGACTTCGGTCCGCGGCTCTGTGGACCGCCGACCGGCACGACGCCCTTCCCGTCCAACCCCCGCTCCCCGGGCTGCACTTCGGACGGTCCGGCGCTGCCTGGGCGCTCCTCGACGCCGCACGCGCGCTCGACGCCGACGGAGGGGACGACGCCGGGCTGACCGCCCGCGCCACGGCCCTGGCCCTGGACCTGCCCCTGCGGTGGCCCAACCCGGACGTCTGTCACGGCGCGGCCGGTGCCGGGCTGACCCAGCTGCATTTCTGGCGCAGCACCGGGGACCTCAGGTTCCTGGAGCGCGCCGAGAAGGTGGCCGACGGGCTGCTCGCTGCGGCCCGGCACACCCCCGAGGGTGTCTTCTGGCCGGTGCCCGAGGACTTCGACTCCGGGCTTGCGGGCTCCTGGCACTACGGGTTCGCGCACGGTGTGGCGGGGGTGGGCACCTTCCTGCTGCTGGCTGCCGAGGCCACCGCGCAGGAGAGGTTCCGCACCGCGGCGGCCGAGGCCGGCACCACCCTGATCACCGCGGCCCGCGCCACCCCGACAGGCACCCTGTGGCCCGTCGACCGGGATCGCCACCTGTCCGACTCGCCCGATCTCGCCCGGCACTGGTGCAGCGGGTCGTCCGGCGTCGGCACCTTCCTGACCAGGCTCTGGGCGGCCAAGGGCGCACCGGGCGACGACGTCCGCGACCTGGTGGACGGGGCGGCCCTGGCCGTACGGGCAGGGCGGACCACCGACTCGTCCGCCACCTGCCACGGACTCACGGGCAATGCCGAATTCCTCCTGGACGCGGCGGAGTTCACCGGCGGCGACGCCCACCGCGATGGTGCCGAACTCCTGGTGGAACACCTGGCCACGCAGGCGGTCCTGCGCGACGGCAGGCTGCTGGTCCCCGACGAGACCCGCAAACGGGTCCTCGCCGGTTACGGCACCGGTCTGGCCGGCGTCCTCGCCCTGCTGCTGCGCATGCGCGACGGCGGCCCCCGCGCCTGGCTGCCCGACCTCGGGTACCCCCGCCCCTCCTGA
- a CDS encoding glycoside hydrolase family 19 protein, whose translation MASLLAAVLLAVLFPLFAAGTASAASCATAWSSGAVYTQGMTVSHGGRNYQAKWWTQNETPGTTGQWGVWADQGTCGGGGQDPDPSGFVVSESQFNQMFPSRNSFYTYAGLVDALNAFPAFAKTGSDTVKRQEAAAFLANVNHETGGLRYVVEQNTANYPHYCDAQQPYGCPAGQAAYYGRGPIQLSWNFNYKAAGDALGLDLLRNPYLVEQNPSVAWRTGLWYWNTQNGPGTMTPHNAIVNGRGFGETIRSINGSLECDGRNPAQVQSRVNSYQNFTQILGVAPGSNLSC comes from the coding sequence ATCGCTTCTCTCCTCGCCGCGGTCCTGCTCGCGGTCCTGTTCCCCCTCTTCGCCGCAGGCACCGCCTCGGCAGCCTCCTGCGCCACCGCCTGGAGCTCCGGCGCGGTCTACACCCAGGGCATGACCGTCTCGCACGGCGGACGCAACTACCAGGCCAAGTGGTGGACCCAGAACGAGACCCCGGGCACCACCGGCCAGTGGGGCGTCTGGGCCGACCAGGGCACCTGCGGCGGAGGCGGCCAGGACCCGGACCCGTCCGGATTCGTCGTCTCCGAGAGCCAGTTCAACCAGATGTTCCCGAGTCGGAACAGCTTCTACACCTACGCCGGCCTGGTCGACGCCCTGAATGCCTTCCCGGCCTTCGCCAAGACCGGCAGTGACACCGTCAAGCGCCAGGAGGCCGCGGCCTTCCTCGCCAACGTCAACCACGAGACGGGCGGACTGCGGTACGTCGTCGAGCAGAACACCGCGAACTACCCGCACTACTGCGACGCCCAGCAGCCCTACGGCTGCCCGGCGGGACAGGCCGCCTACTACGGGCGCGGCCCGATCCAGCTGAGCTGGAACTTCAACTACAAGGCCGCCGGTGACGCCCTCGGGCTCGACCTGCTGCGCAACCCCTACCTGGTCGAGCAGAACCCGTCGGTCGCCTGGCGGACCGGCCTCTGGTACTGGAACACCCAGAACGGGCCCGGCACCATGACGCCGCACAACGCGATCGTCAACGGGCGCGGCTTCGGTGAGACCATCCGCTCCATCAACGGCTCCCTGGAGTGCGACGGGCGCAACCCGGCGCAGGTGCAGAGCCGTGTCAACAGCTACCAGAACTTCACTCAGATCCTGGGCGTCGCCCCGGGCTCCAACCTGAGCTGCTGA